A region of Odocoileus virginianus isolate 20LAN1187 ecotype Illinois chromosome 11, Ovbor_1.2, whole genome shotgun sequence DNA encodes the following proteins:
- the METTL18 gene encoding histidine protein methyltransferase 1 homolog → MTFQFNFTIEDHLEDELTSLADGALAVHSSKESSVSERQKGTHRDKKCSTEQSDLLQDHLWEHKSEGNEAPSQDPDSSFSTANSSSNLEPHEEKTCLRVAKEHAMPKDLKKVLENKVTETLPGLQHINISIMKTTLLKENFPGENIISKSFSSHSDLISGVYEGGLKIWECTFDLLAYLTKAKVKFAGKKVLDLGCGSGLLGIMALKGGANEIHFQDYNSVVIDEVTLPNVVANSTLEDEENDVNEPDVKRLRRSSVAQELCKCRFFSGEWSEFCKLVLSSEKLFEKYDLILTSETIYNPDYYGPLHQTFLRLLDKNGRVLLASKVHYFGVGGGTHLFQKFVEERNVFETRTLEIIDEGLKRCLIEMTFKYPS, encoded by the coding sequence ATGACTTTTCAATTTAATTTCACTATAGAAGACCATCTGGAAGATGAATTAACATCTCTTGCAGATGGAGCTTTAGCCGTACATTCCTCAAAAGAGTCTTCAGTCTCAGAAAGACAAAAAGGtacacacagagacaaaaaatGTTCCACAGAACAATCTGACTTGCTGCAGGACCATTTGTGGGAACATAAGTCAGAGGGAAATGAGGCTCCCTCTCAAGATCCAGACAGTTCATTCAGTACAGCTAACAGTTCAAGTAACTTGGAACCACACGAGGAAAAGACCTGCTTGAGAGTTGCCAAAGAGCATGCTATGCCTAAAGATTTAAAGAAAGTGTtagaaaataaagtcacagaaACATTACCAGGTCTCCAACACATTAACATATCAATAATGAAAACCACCTTGTTGAAAGAGAACTTCCCTGGAGAAAACATCATTTCAAAAAGCTTTTCTTCTCACTCTGACCTGATTTCAGGTGTTTATGAAGGAGGCTTGAAAATCTGGGAGTGTACCTTTGACCTCCTGGCATATTTGACAAAGGCCAAAGTGAAATTTGCTGGGAAAAAAGTGTTGGATCTTGGTTGTGGATCAGGGTTGCTGGGTATAATGGCACTCAAGGGAGGTGCCAATGAAATTCATTTTCAAGATTATAACAGTGTGGTGATTGATGAAGTAACCTTACCTAATGTAGTGGCTAACTCCACTTtggaagatgaagaaaatgatgtAAATGAACCAGATGTGAAAAGACTCAGGAGATCATCAGTAGCACAAGAGCTATGTAAATGCCGCTTCTTTTCAGGGGAGTGGTCTGAGTTTTGTAAGCTTGTACTGAGCAGTGAAAAACTCTTTGAAAAATATGATCTCATTCTTACCTCAGAAACGATCTACAATCCAGATTATTATGGTCCTTTGCACCAAACATTCCTTAGATTGTTAGATAAAAATGGACGGGTGCTTTTGGCCAGCAAAGTACATTATTTTGGTGTGGGTGGAGGTACTCATCTCTTCCAGAAGTTTGTAGAAGAAAGGAATGTATTTGAGACTAGAACACTTGAAATAATCGATGAAGGACTAAAGAGATGCCTAATTGAAATGACTTTTAAGTACCCCAGTTAA